A section of the Nitrospinota bacterium genome encodes:
- the dapB gene encoding 4-hydroxy-tetrahydrodipicolinate reductase, producing MNKLKIGVMGCGGRMGTEICQIVMDTEGMELAGGTEAPGSPLIGMHLHAFVAGKTGGPDIKDDVSKIVDEIDVIIDFTVPGATIKNFDAIANKGKAIIIGTTGFSDEQLSHIQSRKGDVRCVIAPNMSVGVNLMFKLVAEAAKVIGKNYDMEIIDIHHNKKVDSPSGTAARLAEICARETGRDISKVGNYGRHGIVGERSKDEIGVMSFRAGDVVGEHTVMFAGPGERVEITHKAGSRSNFARGAVRAAQWITGQKPGIYDMQDVLGLR from the coding sequence ATGAATAAATTGAAAATAGGTGTTATGGGATGCGGCGGCAGAATGGGGACGGAGATCTGCCAAATAGTGATGGATACCGAAGGGATGGAACTCGCCGGAGGTACCGAAGCTCCCGGAAGTCCGCTGATAGGAATGCACCTCCATGCATTCGTCGCCGGGAAGACCGGAGGGCCGGATATCAAGGACGACGTCAGCAAGATAGTCGATGAAATAGACGTCATTATCGATTTCACAGTCCCGGGAGCGACAATAAAGAACTTCGACGCGATCGCCAATAAAGGGAAAGCGATAATCATTGGAACGACCGGATTTTCTGATGAACAGTTGTCTCACATTCAGTCGAGAAAGGGGGACGTCCGCTGCGTGATAGCCCCGAACATGAGCGTAGGGGTAAACCTCATGTTCAAGCTGGTAGCCGAAGCGGCAAAGGTTATCGGTAAAAATTACGATATGGAGATCATAGACATACACCACAACAAAAAGGTGGACTCCCCGTCCGGGACGGCCGCAAGGCTTGCAGAAATATGCGCAAGAGAAACAGGGCGCGACATTTCCAAGGTAGGCAACTACGGCAGGCATGGAATTGTCGGCGAACGTAGCAAGGATGAGATAGGGGTTATGAGCTTTCGCGCCGGTGACGTGGTAGGCGAACATACCGTCATGTTTGCCGGGCCCGGCGAAAGAGTCGAGATAACGCACAAGGCGGGAAGCCGTAGCAATTTCGCGCGAGGAGCCGTCAGGGCCGCTCAGTGGATCACAGGGCAAAAGCCCGGCATCTACGATATGCAGGACGTTTTAGGCCTTAGGTAA
- the ligA gene encoding NAD-dependent DNA ligase LigA produces MAPQSRKDRIQELRTLLKKYNEEYYLKDSPTVPDSEYDALMRELRRLEEEEGAPVPKDSPTRKVGGGVSEKFKTYHHNPPMLSLDNAFTPDELIKFDERVSKNLESKKPEYITELKIDGLGVNLIYENGGLIKGLTRGDGKTGEDVTENIKTIGSIPQKIEWPENWGHAEIRGEIYMKTSDFIALNQQRIKDGDEPFANPRNASAGSVRLLDANITAERKLNFLAYSLFVFDKNKKSLEAEGVKTQYELMMFLKKTGFTVNEPFEKHQDIGSVLENIAMQDERRKGLDFETDGVVIKVNSLSAQRELGSTSKFPRWAIAWKFKAEEAETVIRNIVIQVGRTGRLTPVAELEPVFLSGSTISRATLHNEDELRKKDVRIGDTVIIEKAGEIIPQVIRVIKEKRKSGSSEFNMPQTCPSCGLRAKREAGEAAWYCPNRNCPDQIRESIIHFASKGGLDIDGLGPALIEQFISNGMVKDVADIFALDFTKVAELEKMGGKSAENLRAAIEEAKGRGMQRVLMALGIKHVGARASLLLSRNFTAMEKLMRATREEMVKIYEIGDEVAGSVIAFFAEAKNRDLIQKLGERGVSLESQHESPDIQLFEGKNFVLTGTLENYSRDKAKELITRAGGRVTGTVSKKTDYLLAGEEPGSKYDRAKELGVRIISEKEFKEMLEGESKPGGTQIGLPIV; encoded by the coding sequence GTGGCTCCTCAAAGCCGCAAGGACCGTATTCAAGAACTGAGAACGCTTCTTAAAAAATACAACGAAGAGTATTATCTAAAAGACAGCCCGACTGTTCCCGATTCCGAATACGACGCCCTCATGCGCGAACTGCGCCGCCTGGAAGAGGAAGAGGGGGCGCCGGTACCGAAAGATTCACCTACCAGAAAAGTGGGTGGAGGCGTTTCGGAAAAATTCAAAACCTATCATCACAATCCCCCTATGCTCTCCCTCGACAACGCGTTCACTCCGGATGAGCTTATAAAATTCGACGAGAGGGTATCGAAAAACCTCGAATCAAAAAAACCGGAATACATAACGGAACTGAAAATAGACGGCCTCGGAGTCAATCTCATCTATGAAAATGGGGGGCTGATAAAAGGCCTGACAAGGGGGGATGGAAAAACAGGGGAAGATGTAACTGAAAACATCAAGACCATAGGCTCCATACCGCAAAAAATAGAGTGGCCCGAAAACTGGGGCCACGCGGAGATAAGGGGGGAGATATATATGAAGACTTCCGACTTCATCGCGCTCAACCAACAAAGAATAAAAGATGGCGATGAACCTTTCGCAAATCCCAGGAACGCTTCGGCAGGTTCCGTCCGTCTCCTCGATGCGAATATCACTGCTGAAAGGAAGCTCAACTTCCTGGCTTACTCACTTTTTGTTTTCGATAAAAATAAAAAATCTCTGGAAGCCGAAGGGGTGAAAACGCAATACGAACTTATGATGTTCCTGAAAAAAACAGGTTTTACAGTAAATGAACCTTTTGAGAAACATCAGGACATCGGATCGGTCCTTGAAAATATCGCCATGCAGGACGAGAGAAGAAAAGGTCTCGACTTCGAGACCGACGGCGTTGTGATAAAGGTGAATTCCCTCTCTGCCCAAAGGGAGCTTGGGAGCACATCCAAGTTCCCCCGCTGGGCGATAGCCTGGAAATTCAAGGCGGAGGAAGCGGAGACAGTTATTAGAAATATCGTAATACAGGTTGGCCGTACCGGGAGGCTCACGCCGGTTGCAGAGTTGGAACCTGTTTTCCTCTCCGGCTCTACCATTTCGCGGGCGACACTGCATAACGAGGATGAACTGCGAAAAAAGGATGTCCGTATCGGAGATACGGTAATAATCGAAAAGGCGGGAGAGATAATCCCGCAGGTAATACGGGTGATAAAGGAAAAGAGGAAAAGCGGCTCCTCCGAATTCAATATGCCGCAAACCTGCCCGTCGTGCGGCTTAAGGGCGAAACGGGAAGCGGGTGAAGCGGCGTGGTATTGCCCAAACAGGAACTGCCCAGATCAGATTCGCGAATCTATCATCCACTTCGCCTCGAAAGGGGGGCTTGATATCGACGGCCTCGGCCCGGCCCTTATAGAGCAATTCATATCAAACGGAATGGTGAAGGACGTCGCCGACATATTCGCGCTCGATTTCACGAAAGTGGCCGAGCTCGAAAAGATGGGTGGGAAGTCCGCCGAGAACCTCCGCGCGGCTATCGAGGAAGCGAAGGGGCGCGGAATGCAGAGGGTACTGATGGCGCTCGGCATAAAGCATGTCGGCGCGCGCGCATCGCTCCTCCTCTCGCGGAATTTCACTGCGATGGAAAAGTTGATGAGAGCTACACGTGAAGAGATGGTGAAGATCTACGAAATAGGGGACGAGGTAGCCGGTTCGGTAATCGCCTTTTTTGCCGAAGCGAAAAACAGAGACCTGATACAAAAACTTGGGGAGCGGGGCGTCTCCCTGGAAAGTCAGCATGAGTCGCCCGATATCCAGCTCTTCGAAGGGAAGAACTTCGTGCTCACCGGAACGCTTGAAAACTATTCGCGCGACAAGGCAAAGGAGCTGATCACTAGAGCCGGTGGGCGCGTAACAGGGACGGTGAGCAAAAAGACCGATTACCTTCTCGCCGGCGAAGAGCCCGGCTCCAAATACGATAGGGCCAAAGAGCTTGGCGTAAGGATAATTTCGGAAAAGGAGTTCAAGGAAATGCTGGAAGGGGAGTCAAAACCGGGAGGGACACAAATCGGACTGCCGATAGTGTAG
- a CDS encoding LTA synthase family protein, which translates to MNSRFGLYGTIVFFFAFALSLERGVFYSRYEEVFASASFSELAYAFLLGLRFDLSTAATMLSPFILAIFFPGVSGRKKLLKALIYLLLLWQVFMLGYNYGDILYFSFTQRHITFEFGNLGGDIGAIFAIAVKGYGSEIAVVLLAILAYAIIFLFLAMYCISERKKTVSIYGQSDILSSPVAYVILIIFSTILIRGGFQMKPLGIKNAFQNEKVELGLLSLNGVYTTFNTVYNSYKGRDPLDAISGLSIPKDEAERFFLGMLDAGETADPEYPLYRRYNFRPEERKKSNVVIFVMESWSSKFSRLLGAPDGGLNVADALPNFDKLARNGFLSYNCFANAQRSVEGLAAVIGSLPSWKGMMLGKGGLLYQTRMRPSGEVFSDLGYNTMFIHGADPGSMGFDGLAKRLGFKSHISKKDFELTSENSDGVWGVYDEYAFLRANEEFKKMASQNSPFFSVVFSLTSHSPYTFPEGRIEKFDESTPFAEFLNSLKYSDYALGRFFEEAEKEEYYKNTLFIIVGDHAEGASTSGSLYESYRVPLLFFWPGVVAPGEIWDPVSQLDIIPSIMQLLKISEPYTSWGKSVFSSPDREMLLPRGNLFVFESDGKMLISDLENPKGLYDNLFDPTVNIIRDEEGALSRDAEDLFYRMKRYLRLSYNLIADNRVAPPKRRTP; encoded by the coding sequence ATGAACAGCAGGTTTGGCCTGTACGGGACGATCGTATTTTTTTTCGCGTTTGCGCTCTCTCTGGAGAGGGGGGTCTTCTATTCGAGATATGAGGAGGTCTTCGCGAGCGCGAGCTTTTCAGAGCTGGCGTACGCTTTTCTTCTCGGTTTGAGGTTTGACCTCTCCACAGCCGCCACGATGCTGAGCCCGTTCATTCTGGCGATTTTTTTCCCTGGAGTTTCTGGGCGCAAGAAATTGTTGAAAGCGTTGATCTATCTTCTCCTGCTTTGGCAAGTGTTCATGCTTGGTTACAATTACGGCGATATTCTCTACTTCTCTTTCACCCAACGGCACATAACATTCGAGTTTGGGAATCTCGGCGGTGATATCGGGGCGATATTCGCCATCGCCGTAAAGGGGTATGGTTCCGAGATAGCGGTTGTGCTCCTTGCCATTCTGGCTTACGCGATCATATTCCTCTTTTTGGCGATGTATTGCATTTCTGAAAGAAAGAAAACCGTGTCGATATACGGCCAGAGCGATATTCTCTCGTCGCCGGTTGCATATGTGATCCTGATAATCTTCAGCACAATACTGATAAGGGGCGGTTTTCAGATGAAACCTCTCGGGATAAAGAACGCGTTCCAAAACGAGAAGGTGGAGCTAGGCTTGTTAAGCCTCAACGGAGTCTATACTACGTTTAACACCGTCTACAACAGCTACAAGGGGAGGGATCCGCTGGACGCGATATCCGGCCTCAGCATACCAAAGGATGAAGCCGAGAGGTTTTTCCTTGGAATGCTCGACGCTGGGGAGACAGCCGACCCTGAATACCCTCTTTACAGGCGCTACAACTTCCGCCCTGAGGAGAGGAAGAAAAGCAACGTAGTTATCTTCGTCATGGAGAGCTGGTCCTCTAAATTTTCCCGCCTCCTGGGCGCACCGGACGGCGGATTGAATGTCGCGGATGCTCTTCCGAATTTCGACAAGCTCGCGCGAAACGGTTTCCTCTCTTACAACTGCTTTGCCAATGCGCAGAGATCTGTCGAAGGTTTGGCCGCGGTGATAGGGTCGCTTCCATCATGGAAAGGGATGATGCTGGGGAAAGGGGGGCTTCTTTACCAGACCAGGATGAGGCCATCAGGGGAGGTATTTTCGGACCTGGGGTACAATACGATGTTCATTCACGGAGCAGACCCTGGAAGCATGGGTTTCGACGGATTGGCAAAGAGGCTTGGATTCAAGTCGCACATATCCAAAAAGGATTTCGAGCTCACCTCCGAGAACTCCGATGGAGTATGGGGGGTATACGACGAATACGCATTTCTCCGGGCGAACGAGGAATTCAAAAAAATGGCCTCTCAGAACTCCCCGTTTTTCAGCGTCGTCTTTTCCCTTACATCGCATTCTCCGTACACTTTTCCTGAAGGGAGGATTGAAAAATTCGACGAGTCGACCCCCTTCGCGGAATTTCTCAATTCGCTGAAATATTCCGATTACGCATTGGGGCGTTTTTTCGAGGAAGCGGAGAAGGAGGAGTATTATAAAAATACCCTTTTTATCATCGTCGGGGATCACGCTGAGGGAGCCTCCACTTCCGGTTCTCTTTACGAATCGTACAGGGTTCCGCTACTCTTTTTCTGGCCCGGCGTCGTAGCGCCCGGTGAAATTTGGGATCCCGTGAGCCAGCTCGACATTATCCCGTCGATAATGCAGTTGCTCAAAATATCGGAGCCATATACTTCGTGGGGCAAATCGGTCTTTTCGTCCCCTGACAGGGAGATGCTTCTGCCACGAGGAAACCTTTTTGTTTTCGAGTCTGACGGAAAAATGCTTATCTCGGATCTGGAAAATCCGAAAGGATTGTACGATAACCTGTTCGACCCGACCGTAAACATCATTCGGGACGAGGAGGGAGCCCTCAGCAGGGACGCGGAGGATCTTTTTTACAGGATGAAGCGGTATCTGAGATTGAGCTACAACCTGATAGCCGACAACAGGGTCGCGCCTCCAAAGCGTCGAACTCCCTAG
- a CDS encoding PTS sugar transporter subunit IIA — MSIAQYIKPENIVISSNAGSRLDIFNELVSSLATTGVLENSDKDTLVQKLEEREALSTTGVGEGIAIPHASLSSIKETVIALGISQKGIDFSSVDGAPVDVIFMIIGSQNVPRQHIQILAKIVRLCKNKDLMKTIRSGATQKEILEAIRMVET; from the coding sequence ATGAGTATTGCCCAATATATCAAACCGGAAAATATCGTAATCTCCAGCAACGCCGGATCAAGGCTTGATATTTTTAATGAACTTGTCTCAAGCCTCGCAACTACCGGTGTTCTTGAGAACAGCGACAAGGATACTCTTGTTCAGAAGCTGGAAGAGAGGGAAGCACTTAGCACTACCGGAGTGGGAGAAGGGATTGCGATACCCCACGCGTCGCTCAGTTCCATAAAGGAAACGGTTATCGCACTCGGCATTTCACAAAAAGGCATAGACTTTTCATCCGTGGACGGCGCCCCTGTCGACGTTATCTTCATGATCATCGGCTCGCAGAATGTCCCGCGCCAGCATATACAGATACTAGCTAAGATCGTCCGCCTCTGTAAAAACAAGGATCTTATGAAAACGATAAGAAGCGGAGCCACCCAAAAGGAAATCCTTGAGGCGATACGCATGGTGGAGACCTGA
- a CDS encoding protein-L-isoaspartate(D-aspartate) O-methyltransferase — translation MVSIHNLKAEDAVARERREMVEKQLLTRGISDKKVLDAMGRVPRHLFVIDEFRHKAYADCPLPIGEKQTISQPYMVAIMTQLLELKGSEKILEIGTGSGYQTAILGLLAEKVYSVERIQKLQIRARGVLEKLGYANIGLKVFDGTLGWSEFAPYDAILVTAGSPETPKALLDQLRVGGRLVIPTGNDKKQVLKKIIKTPSGFRESSYDECTFVKLIGLNGWQEEV, via the coding sequence ATGGTCTCCATACACAACTTGAAAGCAGAGGACGCCGTTGCCCGCGAGCGCCGGGAAATGGTCGAGAAACAGCTGTTGACGCGCGGCATCAGCGACAAAAAGGTTCTCGACGCAATGGGGAGAGTACCGCGTCATCTCTTCGTAATCGACGAATTCAGGCACAAGGCATATGCCGACTGCCCTTTGCCGATAGGCGAAAAGCAGACAATAAGCCAGCCGTACATGGTGGCGATCATGACGCAACTTCTGGAATTGAAAGGTTCCGAAAAGATCCTTGAAATTGGAACCGGCTCCGGCTACCAGACAGCAATTCTCGGGCTTCTCGCTGAAAAGGTTTATTCAGTCGAGAGAATTCAAAAACTCCAGATAAGGGCGAGGGGTGTTCTTGAGAAACTCGGATACGCGAACATCGGCCTGAAGGTTTTCGACGGCACCCTCGGCTGGAGCGAGTTCGCGCCGTACGACGCCATACTCGTTACCGCCGGCTCCCCCGAAACCCCAAAAGCGCTGCTCGACCAGCTGAGGGTGGGAGGGAGACTTGTTATACCTACAGGAAATGATAAAAAACAGGTGTTAAAAAAAATAATTAAAACTCCAAGCGGATTCCGTGAAAGCTCCTATGATGAATGCACATTCGTAAAACTTATCGGGCTGAATGGCTGGCAGGAAGAGGTATGA
- a CDS encoding response regulator: protein MLTVKFLIVDDSAVARKAIRRVLEMQLGVQKIFEAENGEHAIEILHKEQVEFIISDWEMPGMNGEEFLYEVRNSRKWKDLPFIMATIHGDRDHVITAIQNGVSNYVVKPFSAKELEEKIRRTWSSSNRRESERYYSLPKHQAVMMADDRKYTCTILNISRMGMLVQLKYDPSLQLMKTYDISIIVEWSRPTARSVTVSPLEGMCTRLELDDSFHPSPENCCMGLWFGVNRMEGSVERSLNKLLDALRESSPDMIHDNTNIKWEY, encoded by the coding sequence TTGTTAACTGTAAAATTTTTGATCGTTGACGACTCTGCCGTGGCCAGGAAGGCTATCAGGAGAGTGCTGGAGATGCAGCTGGGGGTGCAGAAGATTTTTGAAGCCGAGAACGGCGAGCATGCGATAGAAATCCTTCACAAGGAACAAGTCGAATTCATCATTTCCGACTGGGAGATGCCGGGGATGAACGGTGAGGAGTTTCTGTATGAGGTTCGAAACAGCCGGAAATGGAAAGACCTTCCATTCATCATGGCCACCATTCACGGTGACAGGGATCATGTAATAACCGCTATCCAGAACGGCGTATCCAATTATGTCGTAAAGCCGTTTTCCGCCAAGGAGCTTGAAGAAAAGATCAGGAGGACGTGGAGCAGTTCAAACCGCAGGGAATCCGAAAGATATTACTCGCTCCCAAAACACCAGGCGGTCATGATGGCTGACGACAGGAAATATACATGCACTATCCTTAATATCAGCAGAATGGGAATGCTGGTTCAGCTTAAATACGATCCTTCTCTTCAGCTCATGAAGACCTACGACATATCAATAATAGTCGAGTGGAGCCGCCCGACCGCCCGTTCCGTCACGGTAAGCCCTCTTGAAGGGATGTGCACTCGGCTTGAGCTGGATGATTCCTTCCACCCGAGCCCGGAAAACTGCTGTATGGGGCTCTGGTTCGGCGTGAACAGAATGGAGGGATCGGTGGAGAGAAGTCTCAACAAACTTCTCGACGCGCTAAGAGAGTCGTCGCCAGATATGATCCACGATAATACCAATATCAAGTGGGAGTATTGA
- a CDS encoding response regulator — protein MINVVFLIADSSTFIRKSIRRVLESQIGAKSVLEAVDGEVALGILRSQEIDFIISGWEMAKLTGDQLLTEVRANPKWADIPFIMATSHDDEKSVISSLKRGVSDYIVKPFSAKDLEVKVRSSWNGAKKRKHERYYSIPNHKGFITVDGTDIPCKLVNLSQKGALVELEYSKALGLAQTYGLDISVEVESPPKKYVLSKLLGTSTRMELVEYTQTKSSTCHMGIWFGEHEMNPEMEKELESLLQYLKNSTPQTIGKN, from the coding sequence TTGATAAACGTTGTTTTTTTGATCGCAGACAGCTCGACTTTTATTCGCAAATCCATCCGCCGCGTGCTCGAATCGCAAATCGGCGCAAAGTCGGTACTGGAAGCGGTTGACGGCGAGGTTGCACTCGGCATATTGCGAAGTCAGGAGATCGATTTCATAATTTCCGGCTGGGAGATGGCGAAATTGACAGGCGATCAGCTCCTTACAGAGGTGAGGGCAAATCCGAAATGGGCCGATATCCCGTTTATTATGGCTACTTCCCATGACGATGAGAAATCGGTCATATCCTCGCTTAAAAGAGGGGTTTCCGATTACATAGTGAAACCTTTTTCCGCCAAAGATCTTGAAGTAAAGGTCAGGAGCTCGTGGAACGGCGCGAAGAAGAGGAAGCACGAAAGGTATTACTCCATACCGAATCACAAGGGGTTCATTACTGTTGATGGAACCGATATCCCGTGCAAGCTGGTCAACCTCAGCCAGAAGGGGGCGCTGGTAGAACTGGAGTATTCAAAAGCGCTTGGATTGGCTCAAACCTATGGACTCGATATCTCCGTAGAGGTGGAATCCCCGCCGAAAAAGTATGTTTTAAGCAAGTTGCTCGGCACTTCAACGAGGATGGAGCTCGTTGAGTATACCCAGACGAAATCAAGCACTTGCCATATGGGAATCTGGTTCGGAGAGCATGAGATGAATCCGGAAATGGAGAAAGAGCTGGAAAGCCTGTTGCAGTACCTGAAGAATTCCACGCCGCAGACCATCGGGAAGAACTGA
- a CDS encoding ABC transporter ATP-binding protein — protein MEKEKEVIQAKGLRRSFTMDRKKIDVLRGLDLTVRSGELLGIVGASGVGKSTLLHILGGLEQPSGGEVSIDGDDIYRLKDTSRSGVRGRKIGFVFQFHHLLPEFTALENVLIPAMIAGMEKSEAIGRAEELFASIGLADRMDHRPGKLSGGEQQRTAMVRALINNPSVLLADEPTGNLDEKTAEDVFGMLRKLVKERNLASVIVTHNLRLAREMDRVYELHEGILRTKE, from the coding sequence ATGGAGAAGGAGAAAGAAGTTATTCAGGCGAAGGGACTCCGCCGGAGCTTCACCATGGACCGGAAAAAGATCGACGTCCTGCGCGGCCTCGACCTTACCGTCAGGAGCGGCGAGCTTCTCGGCATCGTCGGCGCGTCGGGAGTCGGCAAATCGACGCTTCTCCATATCCTCGGCGGGCTTGAACAGCCGAGCGGGGGGGAGGTCTCCATCGACGGTGACGACATTTACAGATTAAAAGACACCAGCCGGTCGGGTGTAAGGGGGCGCAAGATAGGTTTCGTATTTCAGTTCCATCACCTCCTGCCCGAATTCACCGCCCTGGAAAACGTTTTGATACCGGCGATGATAGCCGGTATGGAAAAGAGTGAAGCGATTGGCAGGGCCGAAGAACTTTTCGCGTCGATAGGGCTGGCCGACAGGATGGATCACAGGCCGGGAAAACTATCGGGTGGCGAACAGCAGAGAACCGCGATGGTCCGCGCCCTGATAAATAATCCAAGCGTATTGCTTGCCGACGAGCCAACGGGTAATCTGGATGAAAAAACAGCCGAGGATGTTTTTGGAATGCTAAGGAAACTGGTGAAGGAGAGAAATCTCGCATCGGTAATCGTGACGCACAATCTGAGGCTTGCCAGAGAGATGGACCGTGTTTATGAACTGCACGAAGGGATATTGCGCACTAAGGAGTAG
- a CDS encoding diacylglycerol kinase family protein, whose product MVKSLSVDNNIEKKKTTVFINPASGNMRGEKLHEAFVRELEQDPALKERILSVIKTTEEQDDEIFRKTALESDHVIICGGDGTVHRVMNGLLKHSYRKSVSVYPVGTANDLAKNLKVEKMDFPSFVRKVISSGYSLKLDIFSVNKKVFFMNYAGFGFDAFVVDLNVKAIAWLKGFQAGKVLLGLPLFKKALFVLVGLLVFVTYEKRLVLNPHGKKYINLIFNNLSTYAGGSIFSEDSSFSDGKPERVFLSNKLDFIKLILNRFHIGVMVYDLGAATIKTPTKFSFREPDAPRVPVQLDGEEYTEFFSGTNEFEIAWEGRWDVYR is encoded by the coding sequence ATGGTAAAATCTCTCTCCGTGGATAACAATATCGAGAAGAAGAAAACTACCGTATTTATCAACCCGGCTTCAGGCAATATGCGCGGGGAAAAGCTCCATGAAGCATTTGTCCGCGAACTGGAACAAGACCCGGCGTTGAAGGAGAGGATACTCTCCGTAATCAAGACAACTGAAGAGCAGGATGACGAAATTTTCCGGAAGACGGCTCTCGAATCGGACCATGTGATCATCTGCGGGGGCGACGGCACGGTTCACCGCGTAATGAACGGTTTGCTGAAACATTCGTACAGGAAATCAGTTTCCGTTTACCCTGTGGGAACCGCCAACGACCTTGCCAAAAACCTGAAGGTGGAGAAGATGGATTTTCCGTCATTCGTGAGGAAGGTCATCTCAAGCGGGTACAGCCTGAAGCTAGACATATTCTCGGTAAACAAAAAGGTGTTTTTCATGAATTACGCGGGCTTCGGATTCGACGCGTTTGTTGTCGATCTGAATGTAAAGGCAATCGCCTGGCTTAAAGGATTCCAGGCTGGCAAAGTATTGCTGGGGCTTCCTCTGTTCAAAAAGGCTCTTTTTGTACTGGTAGGATTGTTGGTGTTTGTCACCTACGAGAAGAGGCTTGTTCTGAATCCGCATGGGAAGAAATATATCAATCTTATTTTCAACAATCTGTCGACGTATGCCGGCGGTTCCATTTTCAGCGAGGACAGCTCTTTCTCGGACGGCAAGCCCGAAAGGGTGTTTCTTTCCAACAAGCTTGATTTTATCAAGCTGATCCTTAACAGGTTCCATATCGGAGTGATGGTTTACGATCTGGGTGCGGCGACGATTAAGACCCCGACGAAATTCTCCTTCAGGGAGCCGGACGCTCCCCGCGTACCGGTTCAGCTGGACGGGGAGGAGTATACGGAATTTTTTTCAGGCACGAATGAATTCGAGATTGCCTGGGAGGGTCGATGGGACGTCTACCGCTAG
- the purM gene encoding phosphoribosylformylglycinamidine cyclo-ligase, producing MKNKKGVTYKDSGVDIDEGAKSVELISKHVNSTHDRRVLGGIGAFGGLFDISDLLRSYKNPVLVQSIDGVGTKLMVATLAKKHTTVGIDIVNHGCNDILCQGAKGITFLDYIAMSKLSAIQVEEIMRGMASACKEAGIAILGGETAELPGMYRENEYDIAGIITGVVERERIVNGRSIKPGDVLVGLASNGLHTNGYTLARKVFFDIAGLGIDDTPDRFDATVGESLLRPHTNYAPAVLEFLENHTVEGMAHITGGGIAGNLIRILPEKTEAVIKRGSWPSLPVFDFIREKGEVPQDDMDRAFNNGIGFIIVMNKGRAESAIEFFNSKGHPAFLIGDIVEGERGVRFR from the coding sequence ATGAAAAATAAAAAAGGGGTAACCTACAAGGATTCGGGCGTCGACATAGACGAGGGGGCTAAAAGCGTCGAACTTATCTCCAAACATGTCAATTCCACACACGACAGGCGCGTGCTCGGCGGGATAGGCGCTTTCGGCGGCCTATTCGATATATCCGACCTTTTGAGAAGCTACAAAAATCCGGTGCTCGTTCAAAGTATCGACGGTGTAGGCACCAAACTGATGGTAGCCACACTCGCAAAAAAACATACGACCGTCGGCATTGATATCGTCAATCATGGCTGTAACGACATCCTGTGCCAGGGCGCAAAGGGTATAACATTTCTCGATTACATAGCGATGTCGAAACTGAGCGCAATCCAGGTAGAGGAGATCATGCGGGGCATGGCCTCCGCTTGCAAAGAGGCGGGAATAGCAATACTCGGCGGCGAAACGGCCGAACTCCCCGGGATGTACCGTGAAAACGAATACGACATTGCCGGGATAATTACTGGGGTGGTGGAAAGGGAGAGAATAGTTAACGGAAGGAGCATCAAACCGGGCGACGTTCTGGTCGGCCTGGCATCAAACGGGCTTCACACGAACGGATATACTCTCGCTAGAAAGGTATTCTTCGATATAGCCGGACTCGGCATCGACGATACGCCGGATCGGTTTGACGCTACCGTCGGAGAGAGCCTCCTTCGTCCGCATACGAACTACGCCCCAGCCGTTCTTGAATTCCTGGAAAACCATACCGTGGAGGGGATGGCTCATATAACAGGGGGCGGGATCGCCGGAAACCTGATACGCATACTACCTGAAAAAACCGAAGCTGTAATTAAACGCGGCTCTTGGCCGTCGCTACCGGTTTTCGACTTTATCCGGGAGAAGGGTGAGGTCCCGCAGGATGACATGGATCGCGCATTCAACAACGGCATAGGGTTTATAATCGTAATGAACAAGGGGAGGGCTGAAAGCGCCATAGAGTTCTTCAACTCAAAGGGGCACCCCGCTTTCCTGATAGGGGATATAGTCGAAGGGGAAAGAGGTGTTCGGTTCCGCTAA
- a CDS encoding ATP-dependent Clp protease adaptor ClpS, with amino-acid sequence MKKEDPLRETQEGTDSQVILIPQHKVILHNDDITPMDFVISVIVRFFSLEHEKAREVMIEAHKSGYALVAIMPLERAEFKVEQAHNYARGFDYPLTFTIEPV; translated from the coding sequence TTGAAAAAAGAAGACCCTTTAAGGGAAACGCAGGAGGGTACCGACAGCCAGGTGATCCTTATCCCGCAACATAAGGTGATATTGCATAACGACGATATCACGCCGATGGATTTCGTCATCTCCGTCATTGTCCGCTTTTTCTCCCTTGAGCATGAAAAGGCCAGGGAAGTAATGATCGAGGCCCACAAGAGCGGATATGCACTCGTAGCGATAATGCCGCTGGAGAGGGCTGAATTCAAGGTGGAACAGGCGCACAATTACGCCAGGGGATTCGATTACCCCCTTACGTTCACCATTGAACCTGTCTGA